A window of Primulina huaijiensis isolate GDHJ02 chromosome 9, ASM1229523v2, whole genome shotgun sequence contains these coding sequences:
- the LOC140984683 gene encoding UPF0496 protein 4-like, translating into MVILLERFKFPVGIEVHNNKYKPPSTSLRSFRSEISNFMSQFLSKNLPLAGFDRYFEFIQLTNNAFAKLVVDIEHPMCEWGAKTREQYLSYSLNLLDLLNAISSSISHLNQSKISNLYALRLVESSPSFAAKRLKKIPKTTFDLGMDLKEEGWSVGIREKPNSKKETTVLDALTVVRRIGVLTLGLVLSSLCNDAKPYEDVRKIVLGSDDSLIKDLDTILGKDVEKTDGVIQEVNAAVDRLSADNSAGNWGKAAWDMKNLLETLENTIQGIEKKASSLFSEVLETRNELLAKFLGRQNMQL; encoded by the coding sequence ATGGTAATCCTACTCGAAAGATTCAAATTCCCAGTTGGGATTGAAGTTCACAACAACAAGTACAAGCCTCCGTCCACCTCTTTACGCAGTTTTCGCTCCGAAATCTCGAATTTCATGAGCCAATTCTTGTCAAAGAATCTGCCCTTGGCTGGTTTTGACAGGTATTTTGAGTTTATACAACTAACAAACAATGCTTTTGCAAAGCTAGTGGTAGATATAGAGCATCCAATGTGTGAGTGGGGTGCCAAAACCAGGGAGCAATACCTTAGCTACAGCTTGAACTTGCTGGATCTGCTCAATGCCATTAGCTCCTCCATTTCTCATCTAAACCAATCCAAGATTTCGAATCTTTACGCACTTAGGCTTGTCGAGAGCTCGCCTTCTTTCGCAGCAAAGCGCTTGAAGAAAATCCCGAAAACAACGTTTGATCTTGGCATGGATTTGAAAGAGGAAGGATGGTCAGTTGGGATTCGAGAAAAGCCCAACTCTAAGAAGGAAACGACAGTCCTTGATGCTTTGACAGTAGTCAGGAGAATCGGAGTCTTAACACTTGGCCTGGTTCTTTCAAGCTTGTGCAATGATGCTAAACCATACGAGGATGTAAGAAAAATCGTCCTGGGATCGGATGATTCATTGATAAAAGACCTGGATACGATTCTTGGAAAAGATGTAGAGAAAACGGATGGTGTGATCCAGGAGGTGAATGCTGCAGTTGATCGCCTTTCGGCTGATAATTCTGCTGGAAACTGGGGTAAGGCTGCCTGGGATATGAAGAATCTGTTGGAAACACTGGAGAATACAATACAGGGCATTGAAAAGAAAGCCTCTAGTTTGTTTTCTGAAGTCTTGGAAACAAGAAACGAATTGCTCGCCAAATTTCTTGGAAGACAGAATATGCAGCTATAA
- the LOC140984334 gene encoding peptidyl-prolyl cis-trans isomerase FKBP42-like isoform X1: MVELEEQLVPSPDRDGDDEIVAEGASVVHGELPQDDSGPPKVSSVVEVLHEKVTKQIIKEGHGQKPSKYSTCFLHYRAWTESTQHKFEDTWHEQQPLELILGKEKNEKTGLAIGISSMKSGERALLNVGWELGYGKEGNFSFPNVPPMADIVYEVELIGFDETKEGKARSDMTVEERIGAADRRKMDGNELFKEDKLEEAMQQYEMAIAYMGDDFMFQLFGKYRDLALAVKNPCHLNMAACFVKLKRYDEAIAQCGIVLAEEENNVKALFRRGKARAELGQTDAAREDFMKARKFAPEDKAITKELRLLAEDDKAVYQKQKELYKGLFGSRPDPKPATENGLVLIWYWLLSLVSGLFKKERRKAD, translated from the exons aTGGTGGAATTGGAGGAGCAGCTAGTGCCTTCGCCAG ATCGAGATGGTGATGATGAAATTGTTGCTGAAGGTGCCTCAGTTGTGCATGGAGAACTTCCTCAAGATGACAGTGGCCCCCCTAAGGTTAGTTCTGTCGTGGAAGTTCTTCATGAGAAAGTGACAAAGCAAATTATAAAGGAAGGCCATGGTCAGAAGCCATCAAAATATTCAACATGCTTTT TGCACTACCGGGCATGGACTGAAAGTACCCAACACAAGTTTGAAGATACATGGCATGAACAGCAACCCCTTGAGCTTATTCTAGGCAAAG agaaaaacgaaaagacTGGGTTGGCTATTGGAATTTCTAGCATGAAATCTGGAGAACGTGCATTGCTTAATGTTGGTTGGGAACTAGGATATGGAAAAGAAGGAAATTTTTCTTTTCCAAATGTTCCACCAATGGCGGATATTGTGTATGAAGTTGAATTAATTGGTTTCGATGAAACCAAAGAA GGAAAAGCTCGCAGTGACATGACAGTAGAAGAAAGAATTGGTGCAGCAGATCGAAGAAAGATGGATGGGAATGAGTTGTTCAAAGAGGATAAATTGGAGGAGGCAATGCAGCAGTATGAAATG GCCATAGCATACATGGGAGATGACTTCATGTTCCAGTTGTTTGGGAAGTACCGTGATTTGGCTTTGGCAGTAAAAAATCCTTGCCACCTTAATATGGCAGCCTGCTTCGTAAAGCTCAAGCGCTACGATGAAGCTATTGCCCAATGTGGTATT GTGTTGGCCGAGGAGGAGAACAATGTCAAAGCGTTGTTTCGACGTGGCAAGGCTAGAGCGGAACTTGGACAGACAGATGCTGCTCGTGAAGACTTCATGAAGGCCCGAAAATTTGCCCCTGAAGACAAAGCAATAACAAAAGAGTTGCGCCTGCTAGCCGAAGATGACAAAGCTGTTTATCAGAAACAGAAGGAGCTCTACAAGGGATTATTTGGATCACGTCCAGATCCAAAACCAGCAACGGAAAATGGGCTGGTTTTGATTTGGTATTGGTTGCTGTCATTGGTCTCTGGACTTTTCAAGAAAGAGAGACGAAAGGCCGACTGA
- the LOC140984333 gene encoding sugar transporter ERD6-like 5, with product MEPEATVDEAASSNSVPLLPRIISDVHGGGRRSSSGTMTGVLVFSTFVSVLGSFVFGSAVGFSSPAQSGILKDLGLSLAEYSLFGSISTIGAMVGAVVSGKVADLFGRRGAMGIALLFNVFGWLAIVFSKNAWWLDVGRLSTGFGVGIISYVVPVYIAEITPKNLRGAFTAVNQLMICLGASVMYLVGNVITWRLLALTGIIPCVIQLVGLLFIPESPRWLAKNGQWDGSESSLVRLRGMRANILEEAAEIRDYTVTSEQFKESSIIELFQRKFAHSLAIGVGLMVLQQFGGVNAISYYASSIFVSAGFSERVGTTAMVIIQVPMTVLGVLLMDKSGRRPLLLVSAAGTCLGCFLIGLSFLLQDLKLWESSPFLSLGGVLIFTGSFSLGMGGIPWVIMSEIFPINVKGVAGSLVAVVSWFGSWIITYSFNFLAQWSFAGTFFIFSAICGFTIIFVIKLVPETKGRTLEEIQASLVSFGLAK from the exons ATGGAGCCGGAAGCCACAGTTGATGAAGCCGCCAGTAGCAACAGCGTTCCTTTGCTTCCGAGGATAATTTCAGATGTCCACGGCGGCGGGCGGCGGAGCAGTTCTGGCACCATGACCGGTGTTCTTGTGTTCAGCACCTTCGTCTCTGTCTTGGGTTCCTTTGTTTTTGGTTCTGCT GTGGGATTTTCATCCCCGGCGCAGTCTGGGATTCTTAAGGATCTAGGTCTATCCTTGGCAGAG TATTCATTGTTTGGCTCAATATCAACCATTGGAGCAATGGTTGGTGCAGTGGTTAGTGGGAAGGTAGCAGATCTCTTTGGGAGAAGAGGA GCCATGGGCATCGCACTGTTGTTTAACGTTTTTGGATGGCTTGCTATTGTCTTTTCAAAG AATGCTTGGTGGCTTGACGTTGGAAGGCTGTCAACAGGATTTGGAGTCGGAATTATTTCTTATGTG gtACCTGTATATATAGCGGAAATAACACCGAAGAATCTCCGTGGAGCATTTACAGCAGTGAACCAG TTGATGATATGTTTGGGTGCCTCCGTAATGTACCTAGTTGGTAATGTCATAACATGGCGTCTCTTGGCTTTGACGG GAATTATCCCGTGTGTAATACAGCTTGTGGGCCTACTCTTCATTCCAGAGTCCCCCAGATGGCTG GCTAAGAATGGTCAGTGGGATGGCAGTGAATCATCTTTGGTGCGCTTGCGCGGGATGAGAGCCAACATTCTTGAAGAAGCTGCTGAAATTAGA GACTATACTGTAACTTCGGAACAATTCAAGGAATCCAGCATAATAGAATTGTTCCAACGGAAATTTGCTCACTCACTTGCT ATCGGGGTCGGCCTGATGGTGTTACAACAATTCGGAGGCGTCAATGCAATATCATACTATGCAAGTTCTATATTTGTGTCAGCTG GTTTTTCAGAAAGAGTGGGTACGACAGCTATGGTTATCATTCAG GTTCCAATGACTGTTTTAGGAGTCCTATTGATGGATAAGTCTGGGAGACGTCCACTGCTTTTG GTTTCAGCGGCAGGAACATGCTTGGGTTGTTTCTTGATTGGGTTATCATTCTTGTTACAG GACCTTAAACTATGGGAATCCAGTCCCTTTCTATCTCTTGGTGGAGTCTTG ATTTTTACGGGATCATTCTCTTTAGGCATGGGAGGCATTCCTTGGGTTATAATGTCAGAG ATATTTCCTATAAATGTGAAAGGTGTAGCTGGAAGCCTTGTGGCAGTGGTAAGCTGGTTTGGTTCTTGGATTATAACATATTCATTCAACTTTCTTGCACAGTGGAGCTTTGCAG gtacatttttcattttctcagcCATTTGTGGATTTACAATCATCTTCGTCATAAAGCTTGTTCCAGAAACGAAGGGGCGTACATTGGAAGAAATACAGGCATCCTTGGTATCCTTCGGTTTAGCAAAGTAG
- the LOC140984334 gene encoding peptidyl-prolyl cis-trans isomerase FKBP42-like isoform X2: MVELEEQLVPSPDRDGDDEIVAEGASVVHGELPQDDSGPPKVSSVVEVLHEKVTKQIIKEGHGQKPSKYSTCFLHYRAWTESTQHKFEDTWHEQQPLELILGKEKNEKTGLAIGISSMKSGERALLNVGWELGYGKEGNFSFPNVPPMADIVYEVELIGFDETKEGKARSDMTVEERIGAADRRKMDGNELFKEDKLEEAMQQYEMAIAYMGDDFMFQLFGKYRDLALAVKNPCHLNMAACFVKLKRYDEAIAQCDLKDVAARCWPRRRTMSKRCFDVARLERNLDRQMLLVKTS; encoded by the exons aTGGTGGAATTGGAGGAGCAGCTAGTGCCTTCGCCAG ATCGAGATGGTGATGATGAAATTGTTGCTGAAGGTGCCTCAGTTGTGCATGGAGAACTTCCTCAAGATGACAGTGGCCCCCCTAAGGTTAGTTCTGTCGTGGAAGTTCTTCATGAGAAAGTGACAAAGCAAATTATAAAGGAAGGCCATGGTCAGAAGCCATCAAAATATTCAACATGCTTTT TGCACTACCGGGCATGGACTGAAAGTACCCAACACAAGTTTGAAGATACATGGCATGAACAGCAACCCCTTGAGCTTATTCTAGGCAAAG agaaaaacgaaaagacTGGGTTGGCTATTGGAATTTCTAGCATGAAATCTGGAGAACGTGCATTGCTTAATGTTGGTTGGGAACTAGGATATGGAAAAGAAGGAAATTTTTCTTTTCCAAATGTTCCACCAATGGCGGATATTGTGTATGAAGTTGAATTAATTGGTTTCGATGAAACCAAAGAA GGAAAAGCTCGCAGTGACATGACAGTAGAAGAAAGAATTGGTGCAGCAGATCGAAGAAAGATGGATGGGAATGAGTTGTTCAAAGAGGATAAATTGGAGGAGGCAATGCAGCAGTATGAAATG GCCATAGCATACATGGGAGATGACTTCATGTTCCAGTTGTTTGGGAAGTACCGTGATTTGGCTTTGGCAGTAAAAAATCCTTGCCACCTTAATATGGCAGCCTGCTTCGTAAAGCTCAAGCGCTACGATGAAGCTATTGCCCAATGTG ACTTGAAAGATGTTGCGGCTAGGTGTTGGCCGAGGAGGAGAACAATGTCAAAGCGTTGTTTCGACGTGGCAAGGCTAGAGCGGAACTTGGACAGACAGATGCTGCTCGTGAAGACTTCATGA
- the LOC140984684 gene encoding agamous-like MADS-box protein AGL15: protein MDHTKNAKGKSAFNKRRACLMRKASELSILCDAEVALFGYSNDGELFEYASSNMAKIVTRFEKCRRLIEQGIPVNNDPEMDEDLLREEMENLKQDNDQHVSGMNVEGMDRKDLRELEQQLDEGLLCIKDRKEAILVQQLEKSRDQEQRYMQENETLRRKACVV, encoded by the exons ATGGATCATACAAAGAATGCCAAGGGCAAAAGTGCGTTCAACAAGAGGCGTGCTTGTTTGATGAGGAAAGCTAGCGAGTTGTCTATTCTATGCGATGCAGAAGTCGCCCTTTTCGGCTACTCCAACGACGGGGAGTTGTTCGAGTATGCTAGTTCCAA CATGGCGAAGATAGTGACAAGATTCGAAAAATGCCGGCGACTCATAGAACAAGGTATTCCGGTGAACAACGATCCAGAG ATGGACGAGGATCTCCTGAGAGAAGAGATGGAAAATCTCAAACAAGACAACGACCA GCATGTGTCGGGGATGAATGTCGAGGGCATGGATCGCAAAGATTTGCGCGAACTCGAACAACAACTAGACGAAGGGCTATTGTGCATTAAGGATAGAAAG GAAGCGATATTGGTCCAGCAACTTGAAAAATCAAGGGATCAA GAGCAACGATACATGCAGGAGAATGAGACCTTACGCAGAAAGGCATGTGTAGTGTAG